AGAAAAATATGAGAGACTTAAACATTTAACTCTTTTAAAGCTTCAAAATCAAAACTTTTTGTCAAATGCTCCTGTTGAAATTATTGATCTTGAGAAATCAAAGTTAGAAGAATTTGATTCTTTCATTTTAAAAATTAACATTTATATTGATAATTTAAGGAGATAATATTAATCTCTTTAAATTTGTTTTTGAGTAAGTTGATTTATTTATTTCTCCTTGTGTGCTTTGATCATATGTCTTTTATTGTTGAATCCTTTTATTCTGGAGTAGTTAAAATTGCCGAGTTTTAATCCATCTTTGACAATTCTTGCTGCAGAGAATGTTGAAAGTTTTGTTCCGATTTTGCTCTTTTTTGAAATTATAGCAAATATTTCCTTATTCCACATTTTTGGATTTTTGCTTGGACTAAATCCGTCTAAAAACCAGTAATCTATGTGTTTTGGTAACTCTTTAAGTTTTTCCCTAACGTCTCCAACTAGGATTTTTAAATTAATATTTTCTGTTATTTTGTACTTTATGTTTTTTGTTGGTTTGTTGGGGTATTTTTTGAGCAATGCCTTAAAATAGTGTGTGTCTTTACTAAAAAATTGTGATATTTTTTTGATTTTTTCTTTTTTTAGAGGAAACTTTTCAATTGAGTAGTAGTTAATTTTTGTTTTGAGGTTATTTTCTTTTAGATATTTTGAGAGTGCTATGAAATTAAGTCCAGTGCCAAATCCTAGTTCTGCAATTGTTGCGCTTTTTAGAGTCGCAAGTTCCTTATCTAGGTCACAACCTTTAATGAATACATAAGTACTCTCTTCAATTCCGTATTGTGGATCATAATAGATATCTTTAAATCTACTTGAGTATATGGTTTTACCTTTAAATCTTAATTTATTCATTCTTTATTTTACAAATGAATAAATTAAGAAATGATTTTTTATTTAGAAAAAAAAGTAAACTTAGAAAAAATACTAGTTTTAAAAGCACCACTATCATTTTTATGTATTGATCTTAACTTAATTTGTTTGACTCGGATAATAGGATGTAAAACGTTAACTTTTTAAGGTTTTTGCCCTTTTAAGAGAAACTAAAACGTAAGTTTAGTTTCTCTTTCCTTTTATTCTTCTATAATAGCTATTATTTCTTTGGCTTTTAAAATTAAGTGTTCCTTATCGTCAATCTTTACAGCAGCTCCAGCATATTTTTCATAGAGTACTTTGTCTCCAATTTTAACAGTAATATCTTCTTTGTTAGAGCCAACAGCTACGACTGTTCCAATGTTTGTTTTTTCTTTTGCATTCTCTGGTATATATAACCCTGAAGTTGTTTTACTTTCGGCTTCTTTTATTCTTATTAAAACTCTATCGGCTAAAGGTTTAATATTTTTCATTTTCAAACATCTCCTTAATTTGATAATATAAATAATACGAAAAAGTTAAGTATTAAGTCAATATATTTAGATAATACTTGAAACTTCATCTAATTTTAAAGATAATTTTTTTAATAAAATGTTAAGTTTAGGTGGATAAAGAGTTTGATAGCGGTAAGTAATTTAGAAGTTGCATTTGGTGAAAGGATTTTGTTTAAGGATGTTAATATTAAGTTTTCTTCTGGAAACTGTTATGGGATAATTGGGGCTAATGGTGCAGGAAAGAGTACGTTTTTGAAAGTTCTAGGAGGAACGATTGAACCTAGTAAGGGTGAAGTGTCAATTGCTAAGAATCAAAGAATGGCTGTACTTGAGCAGAATCAATTTGCTTATGATGATTTTAAGGTTATTGATACTGTGATCATGGGTCACAAGAAGCTTTATGCTGTGCAAAAGGAAAAAGATGAAATCTATGCAAAGTCTGATTTTAGTGATGAGGATGGAATTAGGGCTGGAGAGCTTGAGGCTGAATTTGCTGAACTTGGAGGTTATGAGGCTGAATCTAATGCTGCAGTACTTCTTAAAGGGTTGGGTATAGGTGAATCAGTTCATTCTAGTTTAATGAGAGATCTTGAGGCAGCTTTAAAAGTAAGGGTACTCTTATCGCAGGCTCTTTTTGGAGATCCTGATATATTACTTCTTGACGAACCTACTAATAATCTTGATATTCAGTCCATTAAGTGGCTGGAAGAATTTTTGATTAATTTTGAAAATACAGTTATTGTTGTTTCACATGATAGACACTTTTTAAATCAAGTTTGTACTCATATTGTTGATATTGATTATGGGAAAATACAAGTTTATCTTGGTAACTATGATTTTTGGTATGAAACTAGTCAAATTCTTAATAAGCAACTAAAAGATGCTAAGAAAAGGTCTGAAGAAAAAATCGCGGAACTTAAGACTTTTATTCAGAGGTTTTCAAGTAATGCATCGAAATCTAGGCAAGCAACTTCACGAAAGAAATTAATTGATAAAATTAAAGTTGAAGATTTAAAACCGTCTTCAAGAAAGTTTCCTTATATTAGCTTTAAGAGTGATAGGGACCTTGGAAAAAATGTTCTTACAATTAAGAATCTGACTAAAGAATTTGAAGGGCAATATATTTTAAATAAATTTAGTATTGTTATAGAGCCTGGACAAAAGGTCGTATTTTTAGGCAGCCCTATATCAGCAAGTTATCTTTTTGATGTGATTACCAATGAAGATAGAGATTATAAGGGTCATTATGAATGGGGTGCTACTGTTAATTTTGCGTATTTTAAAAGAGATAATGAACGGTATTTTGGTGTAGATTTAAGCTTAGTAGATTGGCTGAGACAATATTCAAAGGAGCAGGATGAAACTTATATTAGAGGGTTTTTGGGACGAATGCTTTTTAGTCAAGATGAGGCCTTAAAAAAAGTTGCTGTCCTATCAGGGGGTGAAAAAGTAAGGTGTATGCTTTCAAAGATAATGCTTAGTGGAGCTAATGTATTATTATTCGACCAACCAACTAATCATTTAGATCTTGAGGCAATTACATCTTTAAATACCGGTCTTCGAGATTTTAAAGGGGTTGTATTATTCACTTCTCATGACCATCAGTTTATTGATACCATTGCTAATAGAATTATTGAATTTACACCTAATGGAGTAATTGATCGTTTTATGACTTTTTCAGAATATATTGATGATTTTAGAATTAAGGAATTAAGAGATAATCTTTATGAAGGACATGCCAGCTTGAAACTTTGATTTATGAATTTATGTGTTTAACCATTATAGGATATTTGTGGTTTTGAAGGTAAATGTTGGTATTTTTATATTTTTAGGTTCTTGTTTTTGCCTTTCAGCAGATGTTAATCTTTATTTCCAGAAAGCTTTAACAGGACAAGTTCTAGGGAATCCTGTTCTTGATGAGAGACGTGATACTATTACGGTATTAACGAAGGATAGGTGGTTGATAACTTATACTATGGCTTTAGATGAAAAATATTCTTATAGGTTAAACCGGACCCCATATCCTTTCCTTTTAAAGGATTTTGGTAGTGGTTATTATGTTATTACAGTACGTAATGAAGTTCAAAAAATTAGAAGAGGAAAGCTTGTATGGAGATATAGTTTAGATGCTTCTCCTATAAAAGCTCCTTCAATAGGAAATGGTTATATTTTAATTCCTAAAGTTGATAATAAAGTTATTGCTTTAAGACTTGGTGATGGTCAAAAGGTTTTTGAGGTGAATATAGAAGGGAAGGCAACAACTTCTTCTGTTGTTCTTGAGAATGGCAATTTTTATGTTGCAAATGAAAATTATCAAATGTTTGCTTTTAATTCTAAGGGAGAGAAAATATGGAATGCTGATCTTGTATCTCTTCCCAAGGTATTAATGATAAGTACTAATAATGAGATAATTGTTGGGTATCAGTCTGGAGATGTTATTTTGTATGATAGTGATTTTGGTAATATATTAAGTTCCATTAGTTTAAAATATCCCATTAATTTTTTATTTGAAAAGTTTAATGGGGAATATATTGCAGTGTCTGATGTTGGCTTTTTTTTTAATTTAAGTAGAAATCTTGAGCTTATGTTTTCTAAAAGTTTGCCATTGAAGCTTAAGGAAGCTGTGCTTTATGATAACGAAAAGCTTTTTATTGTCATAGATTCAACTGGCGTTTTAGTTCTTGATGAATATTTTAGACCAGTTGATAGGTATGATGGTATGAAGGAAATATCGGGACTTGTAGCTAATGTTGGAATAATTGCTACTGGCGGATTTAATTGGATACTGACTACTTATTATTATAAATATAAAGATGAGCTTGATATACTTGTTTGGAATCATAAACTAGGTAATAGATATCATCAAAATAGGATAGATTTTAGAGAAAAATCTTTAGTAGAGTATGATGATGTTTATTTAGCCCTTGATGAAATGTTAAATGTTGCATATAGTAAGAAAGCTTATAATGACTTTTTAAGTACTCTAGATTCTTTAGTAATGAAATATGGTAGTTTTCCTAAAAAATATTTAGATTTATATAAAAAGGCTATTAATAATTGGCTGGCTCCAAGTGTTGGAGTTGATAGAATATTGCAAAGGGGTCAGCTTTATAAGTATTATATGTATGTTGATGATGCATCTTCGATTAAAAGTTTTATCAATATGGCAATTGAAGAAAGGGATATCAACAATGTAATTCAATTAATTAAAATGATTGCTAAGTTTGATTATTATCATGGGCAAGATGATCTTGTGTATGATTATATTCAGTATGTAATGTTTAATTATCAGGGTAATCTAGAAATAGCTTATGCTGTTCTTTTGAGTTTGCGCAAGATAATTTTGAATGCTACAGAGGGTACTCTTAAAAGGTATAGGAATAAATATTTAACTCTTTTGAAATTTATAAAACGACAAAATTTTTCTGAAAAAATTAATCAGTGTGCTAATGAAATTATTGTGACTCTTTAATTCATTTTCTTACTGGTTTTATGTTATATTTATTTAATATGTCTTATAGTATGTTAAAATTGATATTTACTTTATACCGATTTAGTTAGTAATAGGGTTTATAATTAAGTAGGGAGAATTTTATTATGAAAAAAATATGGGTAGTTTGTGTTTTTTTATTCGTCTTTTTAAATGTTTTTACTTTTCATGCTAGAGAAGTTGATAAAAATAAGTTGAAAAATTTTGTTAATATGGATCTTGAGTTTATAGATTATCAGGGGCCTTATGATTCTACAGATACGTACCAGCAGATAATAGGTATTGGCGAATTTTTAGCTAAAAACTTAATTAATAATAAGTCTAATTATTATAACAAATATTATATTAATAGATACATCGATAGTCAGGATGCAAAGAGTAGTTCAGATGTTTTTATTATTAGTGGAAGATCTTCTCTTGATAGTATTTTAAATCTTAGAAGAATACTTACAGGCTATTTAATGGAAGGTTTTAGTTATAGTAAAGAAAGTGCAGAATTACTTGCTAAAGCTATTACAATATATAATGCTACTTATCGAGGTGATTTGGATTATTATAGTGATTCTTATATTCAACCTGCTCTTGAAGGTTTAAGTAAACATAATGTGGGACTTTCAAGGGTTTATAGCCACTGGGCTGGGAAGACTCATATTTTTATTCCTCTTAAGAGGAATATTTTATCAGGAGATATTGAATCAGATGTTGATCTTGAAAAAATAGTTACAGATAAAGTAGTGTTATCTCTTTTGAGTGAAAATGAAAGAGTTGGTACGGACTTTGCAAGGGATCTGACTGATATTCAGGATGAAATTCGTGATGTTGATCAAGAAAAAATTGATATTGAGTCTGTTACTTTAAAAAACATTGATGATGAACTGACCGAGACTATTGATAACTTAAGGGAAGAACTTGAAAAAGCTACTGATGAGTCTGAGAAGGAAGGTATTAAGAAGCAAATTGATGATAAAATAGTTGAGAGGGATGCTTTAGAAGATAAGGCAAAGGGTATTAAGGAAGCACAGAAGAAATTAGATGGTTCACAGAAGAAATTAGATAAGCAAAGAGATGCAGTTAGAAATAAGATACAGGAGAGTATTGATCAGGAAAACAAGAATAAGAATTTGCCGCAACCTGGTAAGGTAAGTTCACCAAAAGTAGATAAGAAATTGCAATTAACCGAGACTATTGATAACTTAAGGGAAGAACTTGAGAAAACTACTGATGAGTCTGAGAAGGAAGGTATTAAGAAGCAAATTGATGATAAAATAGTTGAGAGGGATGCTTTAGAAGATAAGGCAAAGGGTATTAAGGAAGCACAGAAGAAATTAGATGGTTTACAGGAGAAATTAGATAAGCAAAGGGATACAGCTAGAGATGAGGTTCAAAAAAGTGGTACTGAAGGTATCAAAAATAAGAATTTGCCGAAGCCTGGGAAAGTAAGTCTATCAAAAAGAGATGAAAAATTAAATTCGGCGGCGGAAGCGTTGAAAAGACAGCTTAAGAAAACTACTGATCCTAAGATTACTCCTAATGTTATAAATAATCAATCTTCTAAGCGCTTTACTGATAAACCTTTAGCTTCTAAGGAGCAATTGAATCATTCTAAAGATTTGGGTAAATCTCTTGAGAATAAAACTTATAGACCTGTGTTTTTAGAGGTTTTAAATCTCAATACAAATTTGGGAGTTCTTAGATTTATTGACTCTGATGAAGGCCAATTAGAGGGAACTTCTCAATATGGTATTAGAAGGTATGGAGTTTATGAGAGGGAAGATGATTTTGTAGCTATAAAACTTTGTTCAGGTATTGCAAAGCTTCAATTGCTTAGTAAGTCAGAAAATTTAAAAGTTGAATCTGAAGCAGATTTTGAATTAAGTAGAGATTCTTCTCTTTTTGTTGATTCAGAAATGATTTTGGTAGTTGTTAAGGATAATAATGTTTGGAAATTGGCAAAGTTTTCTTCAAAGGATTTAAGTAAATTTATTCTATCAGAAGATGAAGTTTTGCCATTTACAAGTTTTACTGTTAATGCAGGTCATGTTTATTTGCAAGATATATCTAAAAAGATTATTACTTTGGATCTAAATACTTTAAAGAAAGTGTCTTAATATTATTTTGAAGCAAAAAGTTTAGACGAGTTTTAAAGTGTATTTTAAAAAAAGAAGGAAAAACAAAATTTTGTTCTTCCTTTACATTGTCTTCCTTGATATTATATATATTATATAAACAATCGGGACAGTGAGATTCGAACTCACGATCCCCTGCTCCCAAAGCAGATACCTTACCGCTAGGCCATGTCCCGAAAGAATTACGCGCCAATTAGGACTCGAACCTAAAACCTACAGATTAGAAGTCTGTTGCTCTATCCATTGAGCTATTAGCGCTTTTAAGCCTAAAGCTAATTATATTATGTTGCAAAGCTATTGTCAATAAAAAGATTATTACTTATGTTTTTTAGAATTACGGATGTTTTATAATTATTTTATGCTTAACATAGATTTAATTGTAGATGAAACTTTATCTAGATATCCAGATGTTAAACCTTTTTTGAATTTTAGGAATAATTATGAGCTTTTGATAATGGTAATTTTGAGTGCAAGGACAACTGATAATATGGTCAATAGAATTACACCTGAACTTTTTAAGAGATACAGAGATTTTGAAAGTTTGGCTAATGCTGATTTGATAGATGTCGAGAAGTTAATTTATAAACTGGGATTTTATTCAAATAAAGCTAAAAATATTATAAATTGTGCACGAATGATTTTAGAAAATTTTAAAGGTATTATTCCAAATAATATTTTTGATCTTGTATCTTTGCCAGGAGTGGGTAGAAAAACCGCTAATGTTATTCTTGGTGTTGTTTATGATAAGCCAGCTATAATTGTAGATACTCATTTTAGTAGAGTTATTATTAGGCATGGTCTCACTTGTGAGAGGACCCCTTTAAAAATTGAGCTAGATTTAAAGAGTAAAATATCTGCTTGTAAGCAGTATAGATTTTCTATGGCTATTAATAAACATGGGAGGGAGATTTGCACGTCACGTAGTGAAACTTGTAAGAATTGTTTTTTAGAGAAGTTTGCACCAAGACTTACTTAATTATGGCTTTATGATGAAATTAAAGGTTTCATGTGTTTTTTAAATTTTAAACTTATTGATGTTAGTATTATGTTGATACTGAGTAGTATGATTAGGGGATTTATCCATATCCAAAAGTATTCTTTTCCCATTTCCATGTACCCTAAAAGTTCTCCAAGACTTGGATAAGAGCTTTTGTCGTCTTGTTGTAAGAAATTTATTATTTCAAAAGTCGTTAGACTTTTAGAGATCTGTAGGGGAATTATTGATGAGATTGATGAAAAGACTTCTGGAAAGATATGATATATTATTATCCTAAATTGACTTGCACCAATAATCTTGCTTGCTTTTATATAATCAAGGTTTTTGATTAGTAGTGTAGTATTTCTTGTTATGAACGAAAATGTAATCCATCCGTGTATTAAGGCTAAGGTGGATGCAACTGTCAATATATTATAGCTTTTTTGTTTTGAAAAGTAGTAATAAATTAGCATTAATATATAGGTAAATGGTATTGTTTGCAGTGATTCTATTAGTTTTGAGATTATCAAACAAATTTTAAGTTTTAAGCTTCCTATTATTATTCCTATAAATATTCCAATTATTGCGGAAATCGTTGCATAACTAAATGCAATTAAAATAGAATTTCTAGTAGCAAGTATTAGTCTTGCTAATATATCTCTGCCTATTTTGTCTGTTCCTAGGGGATGTATTTTTGTTGGTGTTTGAGGTAATTTATTGATTGTCTGAATATATGTTTTATTTGGATCTTTTTTGTATATTGCTAATTTTGAACTTTCATTAATTAATTTAGGAGTTATTATTAAAAATAGAAAGAAAATTCCTAATAATATAAGATATATAGGACTTAATTTTTTAAGTTTATACATTATTCTAGCACGTCCTTATAAGGGTTAATCTTATATGTTAGGATATCTGTTATTAAATTTGGTATGAGCATAATAAAGACACCAATGAAGAGTAAGTCTTTGTAAACAAAATAATCATTATTTTTAATTGCATTAATTGTTAGAGCGCCAATTCCATCAATTCCAAACATTTTCTCGATAAAAGCCGAACTAAAGAAGGCTGTTGCAAGGGTGGTTCTAAGATTGGTGATTAGTGGTACTATAGAAGGAATTAGTACATGAAGTGTTATTATTTTGAAATTTTTTATTCCCCTTGATTTTGCAGCTGTTATGTAAAATTCAGATAAATTTTCGTCTAGGGATTGTTTAAAAATAACAGCATTAAATATGAATGGTGAAAAAAACCATGCAAATCCACCTATTATTAGATTTTTTGGGTTTATTTTTAGATAGTGGAGAAGTGCAATTGTTAGTATTACAATTAGATTTCTTGGTAGTGAGTATAAGAATAACATTATATATTCTAGAGTATTATTTAAGATTTTATTTTTGATAAATAAGGTCCAAATGATAATACAGAAAATGGCCATTGTATAGGAGAGTATAATGCCTGGGATTGATATTGTTAATGTGTTTTTCATTTTGCTAAAAATTACGCTCATTGTTGATTTGCCTTTTGTGAGTGGGGAATCGTGAGGTGTTCCCCATATTAATCCTTTATACTTTGTTTTGTAAACTATGTATAGGCTACCTGAAATATGTTTGGCAAAATGATCTTTGTTGAGGGGTATATTTGGATCAAAGTCGTATACTAGCTTGTAGCTTTCAATGCTCTTGAGTATTCCAATATATTCTAAGTAATCCCTAAATATATTCTTTTGTATAAATGGTATATGTGCATTGCTATTCGAAAACATATTTAGCAATGATATGCAAAAAAATGTTGATATAATAGCATTGAGCATCATGTATAATATATTCTTTAAAATAAAGTTATCTGTAACCCTGACTCCTTTGATGAATATTTCTTATTTTATCAAAATAACTTAGTAAAAAATAAAAGATTAGCGAAATTAGTATTGATATTAAATAAAAATTTTTATCTACGTTTTGATTTCCTGATATGTTTTTGATGCTTAAAACATTACCCTGATGGTAATTTTCTTCTTCATCAAAATTTTTTATGACTGTAGAATTTTTAGGGTAATATCCTAATTTACTTGCTTCTCTTAAAATTTCTGATTTGGATATTTGTAAGTTGATATACTTTGTTTTTAAGGTTTTTTGTATTGCTTTTAATTTTTTAATGTGATTTTTCATTAAGGTTAGATTACTATTTAATTTTTTGTAGTTAATAATTCCTGTTTCTCCGAAGATAGGAGTGATTATGAAATAAATTATTATTCCTGTATAGATAGATAACATAATCTTTTTTATTAAAAACATATTGCCTTGTAATTATATCTTAAATATATTATATTTACAAGTATATAGTCATTGACTGCAAGTGTTTATAACCTTTGTTTAAGTAAATTTGGAGAAGAAATTTTAATATGACAAATCATAAGAATTCTTTTTTTATTAAAGAAGGCCCTAAAGAAGTTAATTTTGATATGAGTAGTGTGTTTTTAGATCACTTAGCTGATGGTGGTAAAACTGTTTCTCTACATTCTGAAGAGATTAAAGATCTTTTAGATGAGAAATTATTGAGACTTGATGATTCTTTAAAGCAAAGACATAGTGAGTTAGTTGATTATTTAAGGAAGGTTGAGGGTCGTATCTCAAGGGTTGAAGACGAAATACTTGGACGTGGTGTAAACTCTCTTAAGGAACTTGATGGTCTTAATGTTAAAGTAATTAATCCAATGGGTTCTCAGAATGATCCTAATGTTAAAGATAATGATTTTGATGAATTGGTAAAAAAGGACAGTAATTTACCTAATGTTTCGCTTGACCAAGAAGAGTTAGATGCTTTGCTTGAAGGACTTAATGAAATTTCAAGGGATGACAAAAAAGGTTTTAGTAGTAATTTGGAAAATGATTCAGATATAGATATCTCTTTTGAAACAACTTCTAAAAATGAGTTTAATAGTTTAGATGCTAATAATAATTTATATTCAGGAGTAGAGAAGAATATACATGATGTTGTTGGTGAACCGTTTAACAAAGAAGGTAAAGTATCTTTAGGTGTTGATTCTACTATATTTCAGGATAATGATTCGTTGGGTCAATCTCCTGATCTTGGTATGTCTAATGTTATTCATAGTGATGGTAATAAGCTTCAAGAAGATTTCATTACAAATTTAGGGGAAGATAATCAAGGTTTAATAGAGCCTACTGTTGATCAGAGTTTGATTAACTCTGATTCAGATATAAATGTTAATTCTCATTTAGATAATTTTATTTTTAATGAAGTTCTATCCGATGTAACAAACTTACAGGAAGGCAATAGTTCATCTTACAAGCAAGATAATTTTGATAAACACGATTTTTTAGATTATAGTTTATGCACAGTTAAATATTCGGACAAAAATTTAGAAGATTTAGATAGTAGGAAATTTGAGGAAGAAGAGGATAAAGAATTAAGTAATTTTAATGATATTAATGCTTCTAAGATGGATGGTGTGGATGTAAATTTGAGTGATAATGCGTCTTTGCATAAAGGAAATGATGGTATTGATAGTGGTGTTCTCAAGCAGAAACAGGAAATTGATGATATTTCTTCTGGTTTAAAAAAGCTTGATAATTTTGAAGATGTATTAAAAGCGGATTTGAATTGTGTTGACTTACAAGATTGTATTCAAAATTTTGAAGAGAAAAATCTTTATGATAATGAGGCGAGTGATTTGGAGGAGAAGGTGGATCAGTATGATTTAAAGGATCAAGATATTGGAGATAATAGTGCTTCTGATTTTAGTTTTGCTGATGTTGAGGCTATAATAAATAAGTTTGATGATAATGAATATTTAAGTAAGATTAAGTTAGGAGATAAAGAAAGAACTGTATTAGTTAAGTTTATTAGTAGGTTAGAAAGCGATCTTGATTCTAGTCCCAAAGGCAATAGTTTTAAAATTAAAAAAGAGTATGAAATCTTGCAAAAAATCAAGCGTTTACTAATAAGAGAGTAGGGTTATTTATTTAATAAGATATTATTTTTTATTTTTCATTACTTCTTTTTTGTTTTTATTTTTAACTTTTTTTTATTTCATAAATAAATTTTTAAATCAAATTGATCTTGATATTAATGATTTAATAGACGATGTAAGGTCGTATAGTATAAATTTTTTTAAGGATTTGGATTTAGAGAATTATTTCAATAAAACTTTATTTGATAATGACTTGGTCAATTCTTATTATTTAATCTCATCAGTTAATGGAATGTTAGTTTATAAGGCAAAAGATGATTCAATTTATAAACTGACTGATAAATTAGAACCGGCTTTTTTAAAGAGTAGTCTTTTTATAAAAAGAATTAAAGTTAATTTTGAATTAGATGATAATTTTATTAGTTTAGTTGTATATTACAATATCCTGCCAAATAGCAGGATACTTTATATTTTATATTCTTACCTTTTTTTAATATCTCTTTCTTATTTTTGTTTTTCTATCTTTGTTTTGTATCGTCTATATCGAGATATTAATGATAGTGATCATAACGATTCATTGTTGTCTTTTGAATGATCTTCATTAGAATCATTATCTTTTGTTGTTATTTTTTTGTTTAAATTGAATACATTGAAAAAAGCCCACTTATTGGTGATATAGTAATATATGTCATTATCCTTCTTCATTAGGATGTCTCTGTTTTTTTCATCTTTATTGAAATAAATGTCAATATTAT
The DNA window shown above is from Borrelia anserina Es and carries:
- the mnmD gene encoding tRNA (5-methylaminomethyl-2-thiouridine)(34)-methyltransferase MnmD → MNKLRFKGKTIYSSRFKDIYYDPQYGIEESTYVFIKGCDLDKELATLKSATIAELGFGTGLNFIALSKYLKENNLKTKINYYSIEKFPLKKEKIKKISQFFSKDTHYFKALLKKYPNKPTKNIKYKITENINLKILVGDVREKLKELPKHIDYWFLDGFSPSKNPKMWNKEIFAIISKKSKIGTKLSTFSAARIVKDGLKLGNFNYSRIKGFNNKRHMIKAHKEK
- a CDS encoding ABC-F family ATP-binding cassette domain-containing protein, encoding MIAVSNLEVAFGERILFKDVNIKFSSGNCYGIIGANGAGKSTFLKVLGGTIEPSKGEVSIAKNQRMAVLEQNQFAYDDFKVIDTVIMGHKKLYAVQKEKDEIYAKSDFSDEDGIRAGELEAEFAELGGYEAESNAAVLLKGLGIGESVHSSLMRDLEAALKVRVLLSQALFGDPDILLLDEPTNNLDIQSIKWLEEFLINFENTVIVVSHDRHFLNQVCTHIVDIDYGKIQVYLGNYDFWYETSQILNKQLKDAKKRSEEKIAELKTFIQRFSSNASKSRQATSRKKLIDKIKVEDLKPSSRKFPYISFKSDRDLGKNVLTIKNLTKEFEGQYILNKFSIVIEPGQKVVFLGSPISASYLFDVITNEDRDYKGHYEWGATVNFAYFKRDNERYFGVDLSLVDWLRQYSKEQDETYIRGFLGRMLFSQDEALKKVAVLSGGEKVRCMLSKIMLSGANVLLFDQPTNHLDLEAITSLNTGLRDFKGVVLFTSHDHQFIDTIANRIIEFTPNGVIDRFMTFSEYIDDFRIKELRDNLYEGHASLKL
- a CDS encoding ABC transporter permease — protein: MMLNAIISTFFCISLLNMFSNSNAHIPFIQKNIFRDYLEYIGILKSIESYKLVYDFDPNIPLNKDHFAKHISGSLYIVYKTKYKGLIWGTPHDSPLTKGKSTMSVIFSKMKNTLTISIPGIILSYTMAIFCIIIWTLFIKNKILNNTLEYIMLFLYSLPRNLIVILTIALLHYLKINPKNLIIGGFAWFFSPFIFNAVIFKQSLDENLSEFYITAAKSRGIKNFKIITLHVLIPSIVPLITNLRTTLATAFFSSAFIEKMFGIDGIGALTINAIKNNDYFVYKDLLFIGVFIMLIPNLITDILTYKINPYKDVLE
- a CDS encoding P83/100 family protein — protein: MKKIWVVCVFLFVFLNVFTFHAREVDKNKLKNFVNMDLEFIDYQGPYDSTDTYQQIIGIGEFLAKNLINNKSNYYNKYYINRYIDSQDAKSSSDVFIISGRSSLDSILNLRRILTGYLMEGFSYSKESAELLAKAITIYNATYRGDLDYYSDSYIQPALEGLSKHNVGLSRVYSHWAGKTHIFIPLKRNILSGDIESDVDLEKIVTDKVVLSLLSENERVGTDFARDLTDIQDEIRDVDQEKIDIESVTLKNIDDELTETIDNLREELEKATDESEKEGIKKQIDDKIVERDALEDKAKGIKEAQKKLDGSQKKLDKQRDAVRNKIQESIDQENKNKNLPQPGKVSSPKVDKKLQLTETIDNLREELEKTTDESEKEGIKKQIDDKIVERDALEDKAKGIKEAQKKLDGLQEKLDKQRDTARDEVQKSGTEGIKNKNLPKPGKVSLSKRDEKLNSAAEALKRQLKKTTDPKITPNVINNQSSKRFTDKPLASKEQLNHSKDLGKSLENKTYRPVFLEVLNLNTNLGVLRFIDSDEGQLEGTSQYGIRRYGVYEREDDFVAIKLCSGIAKLQLLSKSENLKVESEADFELSRDSSLFVDSEMILVVVKDNNVWKLAKFSSKDLSKFILSEDEVLPFTSFTVNAGHVYLQDISKKIITLDLNTLKKVS
- a CDS encoding endonuclease III domain-containing protein; translation: MFYNYFMLNIDLIVDETLSRYPDVKPFLNFRNNYELLIMVILSARTTDNMVNRITPELFKRYRDFESLANADLIDVEKLIYKLGFYSNKAKNIINCARMILENFKGIIPNNIFDLVSLPGVGRKTANVILGVVYDKPAIIVDTHFSRVIIRHGLTCERTPLKIELDLKSKISACKQYRFSMAINKHGREICTSRSETCKNCFLEKFAPRLT
- a CDS encoding ABC transporter permease subunit, which gives rise to MYKLKKLSPIYLILLGIFFLFLIITPKLINESSKLAIYKKDPNKTYIQTINKLPQTPTKIHPLGTDKIGRDILARLILATRNSILIAFSYATISAIIGIFIGIIIGSLKLKICLIISKLIESLQTIPFTYILMLIYYYFSKQKSYNILTVASTLALIHGWITFSFITRNTTLLIKNLDYIKASKIIGASQFRIIIYHIFPEVFSSISSIIPLQISKSLTTFEIINFLQQDDKSSYPSLGELLGYMEMGKEYFWIWINPLIILLSINIILTSISLKFKKHMKPLISS
- the groES gene encoding co-chaperone GroES encodes the protein MKNIKPLADRVLIRIKEAESKTTSGLYIPENAKEKTNIGTVVAVGSNKEDITVKIGDKVLYEKYAGAAVKIDDKEHLILKAKEIIAIIEE
- a CDS encoding septum formation initiator family protein; this translates as MFLIKKIMLSIYTGIIIYFIITPIFGETGIINYKKLNSNLTLMKNHIKKLKAIQKTLKTKYINLQISKSEILREASKLGYYPKNSTVIKNFDEEENYHQGNVLSIKNISGNQNVDKNFYLISILISLIFYFLLSYFDKIRNIHQRSQGYR